The proteins below come from a single Asanoa ferruginea genomic window:
- the ligD gene encoding non-homologous end-joining DNA ligase produces the protein MSWPRVIEPMLATPGEIPTTPGWAYEFKWDGVRTVAYTDGRGGIRLMSRNDLDVTPSYPELNVVADLIGHRRVVLDGEIVTFDRHGVSSFSSLQRRMHVVDPSPTLVSSTPVVFGVFDVLYLDEPLIGRPWSERRAVLDGLGIDEQPVLVAPYFETDPDAVMTTARERGLEGVVSKRVDGTYHPGRRSPVWRKTPFIQTTEVVVVGWKPGGGRRAGTIGSLTLGAYDDQDRLIYCGGVGTGFTDDMLAELLALLTPLETDRSPLAEPIPTADRRGVRWVRPKVVGEVVFRSVTPDGRLRHPAWRGLRPDRRPHEARIPRP, from the coding sequence ATGAGCTGGCCACGCGTGATCGAGCCGATGCTGGCGACGCCGGGCGAGATACCCACGACACCCGGCTGGGCGTACGAGTTCAAATGGGACGGCGTCCGCACGGTCGCCTACACCGACGGGCGCGGCGGCATCCGGCTGATGTCCCGCAACGACCTCGACGTCACGCCCAGCTACCCGGAGTTGAACGTGGTCGCCGATCTGATCGGCCACCGCCGGGTAGTGCTCGACGGCGAGATCGTCACCTTCGACCGGCACGGCGTCTCGTCCTTTTCGTCGCTGCAACGCCGAATGCACGTGGTCGACCCGAGCCCGACGCTGGTGTCGTCGACACCGGTCGTGTTCGGCGTCTTCGACGTGCTGTATCTCGACGAGCCCCTCATCGGTCGTCCCTGGAGCGAACGCCGCGCCGTGCTCGACGGCCTCGGCATCGACGAGCAGCCGGTGCTGGTGGCGCCCTACTTCGAGACCGACCCGGACGCGGTGATGACGACGGCCCGCGAGCGCGGCCTGGAGGGCGTCGTGTCCAAGCGGGTGGATGGCACCTACCACCCCGGTCGGCGGTCGCCGGTCTGGCGCAAGACGCCCTTCATCCAGACCACCGAGGTGGTGGTGGTCGGCTGGAAGCCCGGCGGTGGCCGGCGGGCGGGCACGATCGGCTCGCTCACCCTGGGCGCCTACGACGACCAGGACAGGTTGATCTATTGCGGCGGGGTGGGCACCGGCTTCACCGACGACATGCTCGCCGAGTTGCTGGCGCTCCTCACTCCGCTGGAGACCGACCGGTCGCCGTTGGCCGAGCCGATCCCGACGGCCGACCGGCGCGGGGTGCGCTGGGTGCGACCGAAGGTGGTCGGCGAGGTGGTCTTCCGGTCGGTCACGCCCGATGGCCGCCTGCGCCATCCGGCCTGGCGCGGCCTGCGCCCGGACCGCCGCCCCCATGAGGCCCGCATCCCTCGTCCTTGA